In Arthrobacter citreus, a single genomic region encodes these proteins:
- a CDS encoding peptidylprolyl isomerase, producing the protein MLKRSFRAILISCLVLTISLLAACGNNNDKTAKGKKHVKNPIATITVKDYGVIKAELYPNIAPNTVDNFISLANKGFYNGLTFHRVVRDFVIQGGDPEGTGNGGPGYTIKGEFTSNGFKNNLKHTTGVLSMARTSDPNSAGSQFFIMSNDTPDLDGQYASFGKVIEGIDIVKKIDEVEVDSMEKPVTPVVIESIKVDTKGEKYSKPKTQKE; encoded by the coding sequence ATGTTAAAAAGATCTTTTAGAGCAATTTTAATAAGCTGTCTTGTATTAACGATCAGCTTATTAGCAGCATGTGGTAACAATAATGATAAAACTGCAAAAGGGAAAAAGCACGTGAAAAACCCAATTGCAACAATAACTGTAAAGGATTATGGTGTCATTAAAGCTGAATTATATCCTAATATTGCACCTAATACAGTAGATAATTTCATTTCATTAGCAAACAAAGGGTTTTATAATGGTTTAACATTCCATCGAGTTGTTAGAGATTTTGTCATTCAAGGTGGAGATCCAGAGGGAACTGGTAACGGTGGTCCAGGATATACTATAAAAGGGGAATTTACATCAAACGGTTTTAAAAATAATTTAAAACATACAACAGGTGTATTATCAATGGCAAGAACTAGCGACCCTAATAGTGCTGGTAGCCAATTTTTCATTATGTCTAATGATACACCAGACCTTGATGGACAATATGCATCATTTGGTAAAGTAATTGAAGGAATCGATATTGTTAAAAAAATCGATGAAGTTGAAGTAGATTCAATGGAAAAACCTGTAACTCCTGTAGTAATCGAATCAATTAAGGTTGATACAAAAGGTGAAAAATATAGTAAACCTAAAACTCAAAAAGAATAA
- a CDS encoding rhodanese-like domain-containing protein, which translates to MKNLNQFLPVIFVVLGIIVYSTVMYFYQKRLIKTLTEEEFRAGLRKAQLIDLRDQEDFKNGHILGARNIPFAQLKTRSKEIRRDQAVYLYDQMGVRPGQAARILRKQGVMELYQLKGGFKLWSGKVKKGL; encoded by the coding sequence ATGAAAAATTTGAATCAGTTTTTACCAGTAATTTTTGTCGTACTAGGTATCATTGTATACTCAACAGTAATGTATTTCTACCAAAAACGTTTAATTAAAACGTTAACTGAGGAAGAATTTCGTGCTGGCTTACGTAAAGCTCAACTAATTGACTTACGCGATCAAGAAGATTTTAAGAACGGCCATATATTGGGTGCTCGTAATATCCCGTTCGCACAACTAAAAACGCGTTCAAAAGAAATTCGTAGAGATCAGGCAGTATATTTATACGATCAAATGGGCGTTCGTCCTGGACAAGCTGCACGTATTTTACGTAAACAAGGCGTAATGGAGCTTTACCAACTTAAAGGCGGCTTCAAGCTTTGGTCTGGTAAAGTAAAAAAAGGCTTATAA
- a CDS encoding lipoate--protein ligase family protein, which translates to MAKTKWNFINSGVKSGSYNMALDECLIKWQSEEGFLPTLRFYEWENPTVTIGYFQKNQEISLDALKKYNGDFVRRQTGGRSVLHHEELTYSVIVPESYPNMPVTVTEAYKVISMGILEGYKLLGLDASFSVPKTAEEKNQLKNPASAVCFDAPSWYEVVVNDKKIAGSAQTRQKGSILQHGSIPLNIDVDMLYDLYIFSSDAVKEKMKKRFLDRATWINAESATPKTMSDLYEAFEKGFEIGLDIELVPYELTEAQEKEVQDLLATKYSTEEWNLRK; encoded by the coding sequence ATGGCAAAGACTAAGTGGAACTTTATTAATAGTGGAGTGAAATCTGGTAGCTATAATATGGCACTTGATGAATGCTTAATTAAATGGCAAAGTGAAGAAGGCTTTCTACCAACTTTACGTTTTTATGAATGGGAAAATCCTACTGTCACAATTGGTTATTTCCAAAAGAATCAAGAAATTAGTTTAGATGCATTAAAAAAATACAATGGTGACTTCGTTAGACGACAAACTGGTGGAAGAAGCGTACTACATCATGAAGAACTAACTTACAGTGTAATTGTTCCAGAAAGCTATCCTAATATGCCTGTAACGGTAACTGAAGCATATAAAGTAATTTCAATGGGAATTTTGGAAGGGTACAAGCTTCTAGGTCTAGATGCATCGTTTTCAGTACCAAAAACTGCTGAAGAAAAAAATCAACTTAAAAACCCAGCAAGTGCAGTATGTTTCGATGCCCCATCTTGGTATGAAGTCGTAGTGAACGATAAAAAAATTGCTGGAAGTGCTCAAACTAGACAAAAAGGATCAATTCTTCAACACGGATCAATTCCATTAAATATTGATGTTGATATGCTATATGACCTATATATTTTCTCTTCAGATGCAGTAAAAGAGAAAATGAAGAAAAGATTCTTAGATCGTGCAACTTGGATTAATGCAGAAAGTGCAACTCCAAAAACAATGTCGGATCTATACGAAGCATTTGAAAAAGGCTTTGAAATTGGCTTAGATATTGAGTTAGTTCCATATGAATTAACTGAAGCTCAAGAAAAAGAAGTTCAAGACCTACTAGCTACAAAGTATAGTACTGAGGAATGGAACTTACGTAAATAA
- the splB gene encoding spore photoproduct lyase gives MKPFVPKLVYFEPQALEYPLGMELKEKFEKMGLDIRETTSHNQIRNLPGENDIEKYRIAKSTLVVGLRKTLKFETSKPSAEYAIPLATGCMGHCHYCYLQTTLGSKPYIRVYVNLEDIFAQAEKYMKEREPEITRFEAACTSDIVGIDYLTHSLKKTIEFIGQTEFGRLRFVTKFPHVDHLLDAKHNGKTTFRFSINSRYVIKNFEPGTGSFDERIEAAKKVAHAGYPFGFIVAPIYMHDEWEEGYEELFIRLKDALGELADEKMTFELIQHRFTKPAKKVILERYPNTKLEMDEEKRKYKWGKYGIGKYVYQKEEAASIEETISSYINKYFPNGEIQYFT, from the coding sequence ATGAAACCTTTTGTACCAAAGCTTGTTTATTTTGAGCCTCAAGCTTTAGAGTATCCTTTAGGTATGGAGTTAAAAGAGAAATTTGAGAAAATGGGGCTAGATATTAGAGAAACGACTTCCCATAATCAAATTCGTAATTTACCGGGTGAGAATGATATAGAAAAGTATCGTATTGCAAAATCAACTTTAGTTGTTGGATTACGTAAAACATTAAAATTTGAGACTTCTAAACCTTCTGCGGAGTATGCTATTCCTCTTGCTACAGGTTGTATGGGACATTGTCATTATTGTTATTTACAAACTACTCTTGGTTCAAAGCCGTATATTAGGGTTTATGTTAATTTAGAGGATATTTTCGCACAAGCAGAAAAATATATGAAGGAGCGGGAGCCTGAGATTACAAGGTTTGAGGCAGCGTGTACTTCGGATATTGTAGGGATTGATTATTTAACTCACTCGCTTAAGAAAACAATTGAATTTATTGGACAAACTGAGTTTGGTCGTTTACGATTTGTAACGAAATTTCCACATGTTGATCATTTACTCGATGCAAAGCATAATGGGAAAACAACATTTAGATTTAGTATAAATTCTAGGTATGTTATTAAAAATTTTGAACCTGGTACGGGTTCATTTGATGAGAGAATAGAAGCTGCGAAAAAAGTTGCGCATGCAGGTTATCCATTTGGTTTTATAGTGGCACCTATTTATATGCATGATGAGTGGGAAGAAGGCTATGAAGAGCTTTTTATTCGGTTGAAGGATGCATTAGGTGAATTGGCAGATGAGAAAATGACGTTTGAGCTAATTCAGCATCGTTTTACTAAGCCTGCAAAAAAAGTGATTTTAGAGAGGTATCCTAATACGAAGCTTGAGATGGATGAAGAGAAAAGGAAATATAAATGGGGGAAATATGGAATTGGAAAATATGTTTATCAAAAGGAAGAGGCGGCTTCAATTGAAGAAACGATCTCGAGCTATATAAATAAATATTTTCCAAATGGAGAAATTCAATATTTTACTTAA
- the mntR gene encoding transcriptional regulator MntR, whose product MPTPSMEDYIEQIYLLIEDKGYARVSDIAEALSVHPSSVTKMVQKLDKDEYLIYEKYRGLILTQKGKKMGKKLVYRHVLLEQFLRIIGVDEKLIYQDVEGMEHHMSWEAVDRIGELVQFFEEDKERIEALKYIQKSNEEQQSNSNN is encoded by the coding sequence ATGCCCACACCTAGTATGGAAGATTATATAGAACAAATTTACCTTTTAATTGAAGATAAAGGGTATGCTCGTGTTTCTGATATTGCTGAAGCCTTATCAGTACACCCATCGTCGGTGACCAAAATGGTTCAAAAACTTGATAAAGACGAGTATTTAATTTATGAAAAGTATAGAGGACTTATCTTAACGCAAAAAGGTAAAAAAATGGGGAAAAAGCTTGTTTATCGTCATGTTTTACTTGAGCAATTCCTACGTATTATTGGTGTTGATGAAAAATTAATCTATCAAGATGTTGAAGGAATGGAACACCATATGAGTTGGGAAGCAGTTGATCGAATTGGAGAATTAGTTCAATTCTTTGAAGAAGATAAAGAGCGAATTGAAGCATTAAAATATATCCAAAAATCGAATGAAGAACAACAATCAAATTCAAATAATTAA